In Takifugu flavidus isolate HTHZ2018 chromosome 13, ASM371156v2, whole genome shotgun sequence, the following are encoded in one genomic region:
- the LOC130536104 gene encoding calcitonin gene-related peptide-like isoform X2: protein MVMLKISAFLLAYALVICQMYSSHAAPARPGLESMSDRVTLTDYEARRLLNAIVKEFVQMTAEELEQQATEGNSSVTAQKRACNTATCVTHRLADFLSRSGGMGNSNFVPTNVGAKAFGRRRRSVQM from the exons ATGGTCATGCTGAAGATCTCCGCCTTCCTCCTCGCCTACGCCCTGGTCATTTGCCAGATGTACAGCTCGCACGCCGCCCCGGCCAG ACCAGGTTTAGAGTCCATGTCAGACCGAGTCACGCTCACGGACTACGAGGCGCGAAGGTTACTCAACGCCATCGTCAAGGAGTTTGTGCAGATGACggcggaggagctggagcagcaggcgaCTGAGGGGAACAG CAGCGTTACAGCACAGAAGCGAGCCtgcaacactgccacctgcgTCACCCACCGCCTGGCCGACTTCCTCAGCCGATCGGGGGGGATGGGCAACAGCAACTTTGTGCCCACCAACGTGGGCGCCAAGGCCTTCggccggaggaggagaagcgTCCAGATGTGA
- the LOC130536104 gene encoding calcitonin gene-related peptide-like isoform X3 yields the protein MVMLKISAFLLAYALVICQMYSSHAAPARPGLESMSDRVTLTDYEARRLLNAIVKEFVQMTAEELEQQATEGNSVTAQKRACNTATCVTHRLADFLSRSGGMGNSNFVPTNVGAKAFGRRRRSVQM from the exons ATGGTCATGCTGAAGATCTCCGCCTTCCTCCTCGCCTACGCCCTGGTCATTTGCCAGATGTACAGCTCGCACGCCGCCCCGGCCAG ACCAGGTTTAGAGTCCATGTCAGACCGAGTCACGCTCACGGACTACGAGGCGCGAAGGTTACTCAACGCCATCGTCAAGGAGTTTGTGCAGATGACggcggaggagctggagcagcaggcgaCTGAGGGGAACAG CGTTACAGCACAGAAGCGAGCCtgcaacactgccacctgcgTCACCCACCGCCTGGCCGACTTCCTCAGCCGATCGGGGGGGATGGGCAACAGCAACTTTGTGCCCACCAACGTGGGCGCCAAGGCCTTCggccggaggaggagaagcgTCCAGATGTGA
- the LOC130536104 gene encoding calcitonin-1-like isoform X1, which yields MVMLKISAFLLAYALVICQMYSSHAAPARPGLESMSDRVTLTDYEARRLLNAIVKEFVQMTAEELEQQATEGNSMDRPLTKRCSNLSTCVLGKLSQELHKLQTFPRTNVGAGTPGKKRSAAESDSYASYGETFGRI from the exons ATGGTCATGCTGAAGATCTCCGCCTTCCTCCTCGCCTACGCCCTGGTCATTTGCCAGATGTACAGCTCGCACGCCGCCCCGGCCAG ACCAGGTTTAGAGTCCATGTCAGACCGAGTCACGCTCACGGACTACGAGGCGCGAAGGTTACTCAACGCCATCGTCAAGGAGTTTGTGCAGATGACggcggaggagctggagcagcaggcgaCTGAGGGGAACAG CATGGACAGGCCCCTAACCAAGCGTTGCTCCAACCTGAGCACCTGCGTGCTGGGCAAACTGTCCCAGGAGCTGCACAAGCTGCAGACGTTCCCCCGCACGAACGTGGGAGCAGGAACGCCCGGCAAGAAGCGCAGTGCGGCCGAGAGCGACAGCTATGCAAGCTACGGCGAGACGTTTGGCCGCATCTGA